Proteins encoded in a region of the Drosophila sechellia strain sech25 chromosome 2L, ASM438219v1, whole genome shotgun sequence genome:
- the LOC6611934 gene encoding probable elongation factor 1-delta isoform X2 gives MKIEALDKFWADKSRYDLAEKRFYEGPQKIDGVTLDDGLQSELAKRLAQLEGEHKDLKTQVSLLNQLLTDTVKRLFAVESQLKLTNGESKQPEAEAKKPESNDDDDDVDLFGSESEEEDGEAARIREERLAAYAAKKAKKVQIIAKSNIILDVKPWDDETDLKVMETEIRKITQDGLLWGASKFVPVAFGIQKLSISCVVEDDKVSVDWLTEEIEKLEDFVQSVDIAAFNKI, from the exons atgaaaatagagGCATTGGACAAATTCTGGGCTGACAAGAGCCGCTACGATCTTGCCGAGAAGCGATTCTACGAGGGTCCCCAGAAG ATCGATGGCGTTACTCTGGACGATGGCTTACAGTCCGAGCTGGCCAAGCGTCTGGCCCAATTGGAGGGTGAACACAAGGATTTGAAGACCCAGGTTTCCTTGTTGAACCAACTTTTGACTGACACAGTGAAGCGCTTGTTCGCCGTGGAAAGTCAGCTGAAATTGACGAATGGAGAGTCGAAACAGCCCGAGGCCGAAGCGAAAAAACCAGAATCAaatgacgacgatgacgatgtGGATCTATTCGGATCGGAaagcgaggaggaggacggAGAGGCGGCCCGCATTAGGGAGGAAAGGCTGGCAGCCTATGCTGCCAAGAAGGCCAAGAAAGTTCAAATTATTGCCAAGTCGAACATCATTCTGGATGTTAAGCCGTGGGACGATGAGACCGATCTGAAGGTTATGGAGACGGAAATCCGCAAAATCACCCAGGACGGTCTACTGTGGGGAGCTTCCAAATTCGTGCCAGTTGCCTTCGGCATCCAGAAGCTGAGCATCTCATGCGTGGTTGAGGATGATAAGGTTTCCGTCGATTGGCTGACTGAGGAGATCGAGAAACTGGAGGACTTTGTCCAAAGTGTTGACATCGCTGCGTTCAACAAAATCTAA
- the LOC6611930 gene encoding proteasome subunit alpha type-1: MFRNQYDSDVTVWSPQGRLHQVEYAMEAVKLGTATVGLKNKDYAVLVALCKPTSELSDTQRKIIPIDDHLGISIAGLTADARVLSRYLRSECLNYKHSYDSTYPVSRLITNLGNKMQTTTQRYDRRPYGVGLLVAGYDERGPHIYQVTPSATFFNCKANSIGSRSQSARTYLERNLNKFLDCSKDEIIRHGIRAILGTLPTDEHQGKDNAGQFDITVAIVGKDQPFKMYSVKESAKYVALAKLNDTDTPRNDDDDDRPSPPEEPTAGPRDPEVLVATEQRP; the protein is encoded by the exons ATG TTTCGCAACCAGTACGATAGCGATGTTACTGTGTGGAGTCCGCAGGGACGACTCCACCAGGTGGAGTACGCAATGGAGGCCGTGAAACTTGGCACCGCAACCGTGGGCCTGAAAAATAAAGATTATGCTGTACTTGTCGCCCTGTGCAAGCCGACATCGGAGCTATCGGACACCCAGCGTAAGATCATCCCAATCGACGATCACCTGGGCATTTCCATTGCTGGTCTCACGGCTGATGCCCGCGTCCTTAGCCGGTACTTGCGCTCCGAGTGCCTGAACTACAAGCACTCGTACGATTCAACCTATCCAGTCTCGCGTCTGATCACTAACCTGGGCAACAAGATGCAGACCACCACTCAGCGCTACGATCGCCGTCCGTATGGAGTGGGCCTTTTGGTCGCCGGCTACGATGAGAGGGGTCCGCACATCTATCAGGTCACGCCATCGGCGACCTTTTTCAATTGCAAGGCCAATTCGATTGGATCGCGTTCACAGAGTGCACGCACCTATCTGGAGAGGAATTTGAACAAGTTCTTGGACTGCTCCAAAGATGAAATCATCCGTCACGGAATTCGGGCTATACTCGGTACCCTGCCCACGGATGAGCATCAAGGCAAAGATAATGCCGGACAGTTC GACATCACTGTGGCCATCGTCGGCAAAGACCAGCCATTCAAAATGTACTCGGTTAAAGAAAGCGCCAAGTACGTGGCTCTTGCAAAACTGAATGACACTGATACGCCCAGGaacgacgatgacgatgaccgCCCATCTCCCCCAGAGGAACCAACAGCCGGACCACGCGACCCAGAAGTCCTGGTTGCAACCGAGCAGCGTCCTTAG
- the LOC6611932 gene encoding LIM domain transcription factor LMO4.2: MNATFHSYRDILAAHHQDSSSPENFAPIVIDYRNSNHTKDIVETNSNISSSQLSFMDESSNDFNNQQLIHSNSLIKVCGGCGDKISDRYLLYALDRYWHNGCLKCHCCGAMLAEVGSSCFTRRGLILCKKDYSSMFGCSGVCSGCGETIPPSELVAKALTGINNIDLQNQQKQIINCVFHLRCFSCAKCGSSLRPGDRYTMLGASLVCEQDWHKLLKGPANSNGTLGQRKGKVGRPRRSKD; encoded by the exons ATGAATGCAACGTTCCATTCATACAGAGATATACTAGCGGCACATCACCAAGACTCATCTAGTCCTGAGAACTTCGCCCCCATAGTAATTGACTATAGAAACTCAAACCACACAAAGGACATTGTGGAGACCAACTCGAATATCTCATCGTCTCAGCTATCGTTCATGGACGAATCTTCAAACGATTTCAATAATCAGCAGTTAATTCATTCCAACTCCCTTATTAAAGTGTGTGGTGGTTGTGGAG ATAAAATAAGTGATAGATATCTTTTATACGCTTTGGACAGATACTGGCACAATGGCTGCCTTAAATGTCACTGCTGTGGAGCTATGCTAGCAGAAGTGGGTTCCAGCTGTTTTACGAGGCGAGGCCTGATTCTTTGCAAAAAGGACTATTCCAG CATGTTCGGGTGCTCCGGAGTTTGTTCTGGCTGCGGAGAAACTATACCGCCAAGTGAACTGGTAGCGAAAGCACTTACTGGAATAAATAATATCGATttacaaaatcaacaaaaacaaataattaattgcgTATTTCATCTAAGGTGCTTTAGTTGTGCTAAGTGTGGATCCAGTCTGCGTCCTGGTGATAG GTATACTATGTTAGGAGCTAGCTTGGTGTGTGAGCAAGATTGGCACAAATTACTTAAGGGCCCCGCCAACTCGAATGGAACGCTTGGacaaaggaaaggaaaggtCGGTAGGCCCAGAAGATCAAAGGACTAA
- the LOC6611933 gene encoding uncharacterized protein LOC6611933 isoform X2: MTMDEKDKAQHNMISNLPLLFANGYPTSLEKITESQLENFIPFMVQCSLGHINLPKKIDCSEPEWWPESAPFEIPLKKPKAFVGNWMEKMKEIVVICYQFHKSLFLLRFCNDLAAYEHASLRFINNYNSTTSLYDRRNNKLLVTFRNENMSYDRQQKNRKCLLLQKNNSSISENVQHMMVEPPPFDIYLCDNCDAELYSKEAILEHENICCMEDDVILCDSPEPDNKSDGKNEDIEQRNAFLLNFNLQPKSSDNSLSKEKQKTHSFSEETSTDTSNRKRRLPSRRNRTVHSFSRCSFIPISSPAGQQLLKSTKQTISMEYIAERQERLERFCYTPLINKSNTRQKYFEKKTNTTVHCTFKKSHEHNYHIYSFPRRQFVKRRDTTENFLFLNSPLIKQCRPISVRLKKISEHVMEEQNHTANTKLNIRLTRHNSLNSHWRISPTKEVVVDTIDLCSSDDDEQPEPAIGSPKRLGSDALTVIKHTHNSRKLPSSRAVEPSKCAPEPESVVVDNSVKPLQQSLYIFSNYKANSVISRCTVDSIANHSLVGSLSTTNTFADSEGHRKEYNQENCNFSKNLVAITDWYAHSANSEKSTTNQTTESSTFDAISGTPPFNGTGRIISIDLTS; the protein is encoded by the exons A TGACAATGGATGAAAAGGATAAAGCTCAACACAACATGATATCCAACCTACCGCTTTTGTTTGCGAACGGATATCCAACATCCCTAGAAAAAATTACGGAGTCCCAGTTAGAAAATTTTATTCCCTTCATGGTGCAATGCTCTTTAGGACATATAAACTTACCAAAGAAAATAGATTGCAGTGAACCAGAATGGTGGCCTGAAAGCGCTCCTTTCGAGATTCCGCTCAAAAAGCCGAAAGCATTTGTTGGG AATTGGAtggaaaaaatgaaagaaattgTGGTTATATGCTATCAATTTCACAAAAGCCTATTTCTATTAAGATTTTGTAATGACTTAGCTGCGTATGAACACGCGAGCTTAAGATTCATAAACAATTATAACTCAACAACTTCATTGTATGACAGAAGGAACAACAAACTGTTGGTTACCTTTCGAAATGAAAACATG TCATATGAtagacaacaaaaaaacagaaagTGCTTGTTGCTGCAAAAGAACAACAGTTCCATTAGCGAAAACGTACAGCATATGATGGTTGAGCCACCCCCTTTTGATATATACCTATGCGACAACTGTGATGCGGAACTTTATTCTAAAGAAGCTATACTC GAACACGAAAACATTTGTTGCATGGAGGATGACGTTATACTTTGTGATTCCCCTGAGCCAGATAACAAAAGTGATGGGAAAAACGAAGATATCGAACAGCGCAACGCCTTTCTCTTAAACTTTAACCTGCAGCCCAAATCCTCAGATAATAGTTTATCTAAAGAGAAACAGAAAACACATTCTTTCAGCGAAGAAACATCAACGGACACATCAAACAGAAAGAGGCGTTTACCATCGCGGAGAAATCGAACAGTTCATTCGTTTAGTAGGTGTTCGTTTATCCCAATTTCATCACCTGCAGGACAGCAATTGTTGAAGTcgacaaaacaaacaatatcAATGGAATATATTGCGGAAAGACAGGAACGCCTGGAACGCTTTTGTTACACTCCGTTGATCAATAAATCAAATACCAGGCAAAAgtatttcgaaaaaaaaacaaacactaCAGTGCATTGTACATTTAAAAAGTCACATGAACACAATTATCACATATATTCCTTTCCGCGGCGTCAATTTGTTAAACGCAGGGACACTACTGagaactttttgtttttgaactcTCCGCTGATTAAGCAATGCCGTCCAATATCAGTCAGATTGAAAAAAATATCCGAACACGTAATGGAAGAGCAAAATCACACTGCAAATACAAAACTCAATATAAGACTAACACGCCACAATTCGCTCAACTCGCACTGGAGGATTTCACCCACAAAGGAAGTAGTTGTTGATACAATTGACTTATGCTCCTCGGACGACGATGAGCAGCCAGAGCCAGCAATAGGCTCGCCCAAAAGACTTGGCTCGGATGCACTTACTGTAATAAAACATACGCATAACAGCAGAAAGTTGCCCAGTAGCCGGGCCGTCGAGCCAAGCAAATGTGCTCCAGAGCCAGAATCAGTAGTAGTCGATAATTCGGTTAAACCCCTACAGCAatctttatatattttttcaaacTATAAGGCTAACTCTGTAATTAGTCGCTGTACCGTGGACTCGATAGCCAATCATTCACTGGTTGGTTCTCTGAGTACAACGAATACTTTTGCTGATTCTGAGGGACACAGAAAGGAATACAATCAGGAAAACTGCAATTTTTCTAAGAACTTGGTCGCAATCACAGACTGGTATGCTCATTCGGCTAATTCGGAAAAGAGCACTACAAATCAGACTACTGAGAGTAGTACGTTTGATGCGATTTCCGGGACTCCGCCTTTCAATGGCACTGGGCGTATAATTTCCATTGATTTAACTTCTTAG
- the LOC6611934 gene encoding probable elongation factor 1-delta isoform X1, translated as MKIEALDKFWADKSRYDLAEKRFYEGPQKVTDRSHYSPLVSEIAKAREHIQNSLEKIDGVTLDDGLQSELAKRLAQLEGEHKDLKTQVSLLNQLLTDTVKRLFAVESQLKLTNGESKQPEAEAKKPESNDDDDDVDLFGSESEEEDGEAARIREERLAAYAAKKAKKVQIIAKSNIILDVKPWDDETDLKVMETEIRKITQDGLLWGASKFVPVAFGIQKLSISCVVEDDKVSVDWLTEEIEKLEDFVQSVDIAAFNKI; from the exons atgaaaatagagGCATTGGACAAATTCTGGGCTGACAAGAGCCGCTACGATCTTGCCGAGAAGCGATTCTACGAGGGTCCCCAGAAG GTAACTGATCGCAGCCACTACAGCCCATTAGTAAGCGAAATCGCAAAGGCTAGGGAACACATACAGAACTCGCTGGAAAAG ATCGATGGCGTTACTCTGGACGATGGCTTACAGTCCGAGCTGGCCAAGCGTCTGGCCCAATTGGAGGGTGAACACAAGGATTTGAAGACCCAGGTTTCCTTGTTGAACCAACTTTTGACTGACACAGTGAAGCGCTTGTTCGCCGTGGAAAGTCAGCTGAAATTGACGAATGGAGAGTCGAAACAGCCCGAGGCCGAAGCGAAAAAACCAGAATCAaatgacgacgatgacgatgtGGATCTATTCGGATCGGAaagcgaggaggaggacggAGAGGCGGCCCGCATTAGGGAGGAAAGGCTGGCAGCCTATGCTGCCAAGAAGGCCAAGAAAGTTCAAATTATTGCCAAGTCGAACATCATTCTGGATGTTAAGCCGTGGGACGATGAGACCGATCTGAAGGTTATGGAGACGGAAATCCGCAAAATCACCCAGGACGGTCTACTGTGGGGAGCTTCCAAATTCGTGCCAGTTGCCTTCGGCATCCAGAAGCTGAGCATCTCATGCGTGGTTGAGGATGATAAGGTTTCCGTCGATTGGCTGACTGAGGAGATCGAGAAACTGGAGGACTTTGTCCAAAGTGTTGACATCGCTGCGTTCAACAAAATCTAA
- the LOC6611933 gene encoding uncharacterized protein LOC6611933 isoform X1, protein MYFHTKSVSKLTMDEKDKAQHNMISNLPLLFANGYPTSLEKITESQLENFIPFMVQCSLGHINLPKKIDCSEPEWWPESAPFEIPLKKPKAFVGNWMEKMKEIVVICYQFHKSLFLLRFCNDLAAYEHASLRFINNYNSTTSLYDRRNNKLLVTFRNENMSYDRQQKNRKCLLLQKNNSSISENVQHMMVEPPPFDIYLCDNCDAELYSKEAILEHENICCMEDDVILCDSPEPDNKSDGKNEDIEQRNAFLLNFNLQPKSSDNSLSKEKQKTHSFSEETSTDTSNRKRRLPSRRNRTVHSFSRCSFIPISSPAGQQLLKSTKQTISMEYIAERQERLERFCYTPLINKSNTRQKYFEKKTNTTVHCTFKKSHEHNYHIYSFPRRQFVKRRDTTENFLFLNSPLIKQCRPISVRLKKISEHVMEEQNHTANTKLNIRLTRHNSLNSHWRISPTKEVVVDTIDLCSSDDDEQPEPAIGSPKRLGSDALTVIKHTHNSRKLPSSRAVEPSKCAPEPESVVVDNSVKPLQQSLYIFSNYKANSVISRCTVDSIANHSLVGSLSTTNTFADSEGHRKEYNQENCNFSKNLVAITDWYAHSANSEKSTTNQTTESSTFDAISGTPPFNGTGRIISIDLTS, encoded by the exons ATGTATTTCCATACAAAATCAGTGTCGAAAT TGACAATGGATGAAAAGGATAAAGCTCAACACAACATGATATCCAACCTACCGCTTTTGTTTGCGAACGGATATCCAACATCCCTAGAAAAAATTACGGAGTCCCAGTTAGAAAATTTTATTCCCTTCATGGTGCAATGCTCTTTAGGACATATAAACTTACCAAAGAAAATAGATTGCAGTGAACCAGAATGGTGGCCTGAAAGCGCTCCTTTCGAGATTCCGCTCAAAAAGCCGAAAGCATTTGTTGGG AATTGGAtggaaaaaatgaaagaaattgTGGTTATATGCTATCAATTTCACAAAAGCCTATTTCTATTAAGATTTTGTAATGACTTAGCTGCGTATGAACACGCGAGCTTAAGATTCATAAACAATTATAACTCAACAACTTCATTGTATGACAGAAGGAACAACAAACTGTTGGTTACCTTTCGAAATGAAAACATG TCATATGAtagacaacaaaaaaacagaaagTGCTTGTTGCTGCAAAAGAACAACAGTTCCATTAGCGAAAACGTACAGCATATGATGGTTGAGCCACCCCCTTTTGATATATACCTATGCGACAACTGTGATGCGGAACTTTATTCTAAAGAAGCTATACTC GAACACGAAAACATTTGTTGCATGGAGGATGACGTTATACTTTGTGATTCCCCTGAGCCAGATAACAAAAGTGATGGGAAAAACGAAGATATCGAACAGCGCAACGCCTTTCTCTTAAACTTTAACCTGCAGCCCAAATCCTCAGATAATAGTTTATCTAAAGAGAAACAGAAAACACATTCTTTCAGCGAAGAAACATCAACGGACACATCAAACAGAAAGAGGCGTTTACCATCGCGGAGAAATCGAACAGTTCATTCGTTTAGTAGGTGTTCGTTTATCCCAATTTCATCACCTGCAGGACAGCAATTGTTGAAGTcgacaaaacaaacaatatcAATGGAATATATTGCGGAAAGACAGGAACGCCTGGAACGCTTTTGTTACACTCCGTTGATCAATAAATCAAATACCAGGCAAAAgtatttcgaaaaaaaaacaaacactaCAGTGCATTGTACATTTAAAAAGTCACATGAACACAATTATCACATATATTCCTTTCCGCGGCGTCAATTTGTTAAACGCAGGGACACTACTGagaactttttgtttttgaactcTCCGCTGATTAAGCAATGCCGTCCAATATCAGTCAGATTGAAAAAAATATCCGAACACGTAATGGAAGAGCAAAATCACACTGCAAATACAAAACTCAATATAAGACTAACACGCCACAATTCGCTCAACTCGCACTGGAGGATTTCACCCACAAAGGAAGTAGTTGTTGATACAATTGACTTATGCTCCTCGGACGACGATGAGCAGCCAGAGCCAGCAATAGGCTCGCCCAAAAGACTTGGCTCGGATGCACTTACTGTAATAAAACATACGCATAACAGCAGAAAGTTGCCCAGTAGCCGGGCCGTCGAGCCAAGCAAATGTGCTCCAGAGCCAGAATCAGTAGTAGTCGATAATTCGGTTAAACCCCTACAGCAatctttatatattttttcaaacTATAAGGCTAACTCTGTAATTAGTCGCTGTACCGTGGACTCGATAGCCAATCATTCACTGGTTGGTTCTCTGAGTACAACGAATACTTTTGCTGATTCTGAGGGACACAGAAAGGAATACAATCAGGAAAACTGCAATTTTTCTAAGAACTTGGTCGCAATCACAGACTGGTATGCTCATTCGGCTAATTCGGAAAAGAGCACTACAAATCAGACTACTGAGAGTAGTACGTTTGATGCGATTTCCGGGACTCCGCCTTTCAATGGCACTGGGCGTATAATTTCCATTGATTTAACTTCTTAG
- the LOC6611933 gene encoding uncharacterized protein LOC6611933 isoform X3: MDEKDKAQHNMISNLPLLFANGYPTSLEKITESQLENFIPFMVQCSLGHINLPKKIDCSEPEWWPESAPFEIPLKKPKAFVGNWMEKMKEIVVICYQFHKSLFLLRFCNDLAAYEHASLRFINNYNSTTSLYDRRNNKLLVTFRNENMSYDRQQKNRKCLLLQKNNSSISENVQHMMVEPPPFDIYLCDNCDAELYSKEAILEHENICCMEDDVILCDSPEPDNKSDGKNEDIEQRNAFLLNFNLQPKSSDNSLSKEKQKTHSFSEETSTDTSNRKRRLPSRRNRTVHSFSRCSFIPISSPAGQQLLKSTKQTISMEYIAERQERLERFCYTPLINKSNTRQKYFEKKTNTTVHCTFKKSHEHNYHIYSFPRRQFVKRRDTTENFLFLNSPLIKQCRPISVRLKKISEHVMEEQNHTANTKLNIRLTRHNSLNSHWRISPTKEVVVDTIDLCSSDDDEQPEPAIGSPKRLGSDALTVIKHTHNSRKLPSSRAVEPSKCAPEPESVVVDNSVKPLQQSLYIFSNYKANSVISRCTVDSIANHSLVGSLSTTNTFADSEGHRKEYNQENCNFSKNLVAITDWYAHSANSEKSTTNQTTESSTFDAISGTPPFNGTGRIISIDLTS; this comes from the exons ATGGATGAAAAGGATAAAGCTCAACACAACATGATATCCAACCTACCGCTTTTGTTTGCGAACGGATATCCAACATCCCTAGAAAAAATTACGGAGTCCCAGTTAGAAAATTTTATTCCCTTCATGGTGCAATGCTCTTTAGGACATATAAACTTACCAAAGAAAATAGATTGCAGTGAACCAGAATGGTGGCCTGAAAGCGCTCCTTTCGAGATTCCGCTCAAAAAGCCGAAAGCATTTGTTGGG AATTGGAtggaaaaaatgaaagaaattgTGGTTATATGCTATCAATTTCACAAAAGCCTATTTCTATTAAGATTTTGTAATGACTTAGCTGCGTATGAACACGCGAGCTTAAGATTCATAAACAATTATAACTCAACAACTTCATTGTATGACAGAAGGAACAACAAACTGTTGGTTACCTTTCGAAATGAAAACATG TCATATGAtagacaacaaaaaaacagaaagTGCTTGTTGCTGCAAAAGAACAACAGTTCCATTAGCGAAAACGTACAGCATATGATGGTTGAGCCACCCCCTTTTGATATATACCTATGCGACAACTGTGATGCGGAACTTTATTCTAAAGAAGCTATACTC GAACACGAAAACATTTGTTGCATGGAGGATGACGTTATACTTTGTGATTCCCCTGAGCCAGATAACAAAAGTGATGGGAAAAACGAAGATATCGAACAGCGCAACGCCTTTCTCTTAAACTTTAACCTGCAGCCCAAATCCTCAGATAATAGTTTATCTAAAGAGAAACAGAAAACACATTCTTTCAGCGAAGAAACATCAACGGACACATCAAACAGAAAGAGGCGTTTACCATCGCGGAGAAATCGAACAGTTCATTCGTTTAGTAGGTGTTCGTTTATCCCAATTTCATCACCTGCAGGACAGCAATTGTTGAAGTcgacaaaacaaacaatatcAATGGAATATATTGCGGAAAGACAGGAACGCCTGGAACGCTTTTGTTACACTCCGTTGATCAATAAATCAAATACCAGGCAAAAgtatttcgaaaaaaaaacaaacactaCAGTGCATTGTACATTTAAAAAGTCACATGAACACAATTATCACATATATTCCTTTCCGCGGCGTCAATTTGTTAAACGCAGGGACACTACTGagaactttttgtttttgaactcTCCGCTGATTAAGCAATGCCGTCCAATATCAGTCAGATTGAAAAAAATATCCGAACACGTAATGGAAGAGCAAAATCACACTGCAAATACAAAACTCAATATAAGACTAACACGCCACAATTCGCTCAACTCGCACTGGAGGATTTCACCCACAAAGGAAGTAGTTGTTGATACAATTGACTTATGCTCCTCGGACGACGATGAGCAGCCAGAGCCAGCAATAGGCTCGCCCAAAAGACTTGGCTCGGATGCACTTACTGTAATAAAACATACGCATAACAGCAGAAAGTTGCCCAGTAGCCGGGCCGTCGAGCCAAGCAAATGTGCTCCAGAGCCAGAATCAGTAGTAGTCGATAATTCGGTTAAACCCCTACAGCAatctttatatattttttcaaacTATAAGGCTAACTCTGTAATTAGTCGCTGTACCGTGGACTCGATAGCCAATCATTCACTGGTTGGTTCTCTGAGTACAACGAATACTTTTGCTGATTCTGAGGGACACAGAAAGGAATACAATCAGGAAAACTGCAATTTTTCTAAGAACTTGGTCGCAATCACAGACTGGTATGCTCATTCGGCTAATTCGGAAAAGAGCACTACAAATCAGACTACTGAGAGTAGTACGTTTGATGCGATTTCCGGGACTCCGCCTTTCAATGGCACTGGGCGTATAATTTCCATTGATTTAACTTCTTAG
- the LOC6611931 gene encoding mitochondrial chaperone BCS1, whose product MTLPDLVAGLSSNPYFGAGFGLFGVGAAAAILRKGLQGGVILFRRHCMITLEVPCRDKSYQWLLKWITIRGARKTQHLSVETNFVQNDNGTIKTSYDFIPSIGKHLFQYKGNWIQVERTREQQTLDLHMGVPWETVTLTAFGNNKGIYFDILEEARQLALEATEGKTVLYTAMGAEWRPFGHPRRRRPTGSVVLDRGTSQRIIADCQDFIKSSLWYTQRGIPYRRGYLLYGPPGCGKSSFITALAGELEYSVCLLNLSERGLTDDRLNHLLNVAPEQSIILLEDIDAAFVSREATPQQKSAFDGLNRITFSGLLNCLDGVGSTEARIVFMTTNYIDRLDPALVRPGRIDLKEYIGYCTQYQLEEMFKNFFASSDTTKAEEFGKRVNSFGRSASPAQIQGFFMKHKLSSPQTVIDSCEDIWENVLDHNKKIN is encoded by the coding sequence ATGACTTTGCCCGATCTTGTAGCTGGACTTTCGTCCAATCCCTACTTTGGGGCCGGTTTTGGACTCTTTGGTGTGGGCGCCGCTGCTGCCATATTGCGCAAGGGCCTCCAGGGCGGAGTGATACTGTTCCGGCGGCACTGCATGATTACCCTGGAGGTGCCGTGTCGGGACAAATCCTATCAGTGGCTGCTAAAATGGATTACGATCAGAGGAGCGCGCAAAACGCAACACTTGAGCGTGGAGACGAACTTTGTGCAGAACGACAATGGCACGATCAAAACCAGCTATGACTTCATACCCAGCATAGGCAAGCACCTGTTCCAGTACAAGGGCAATTGGATTCAGGTGGAGCGGACCAGGGAACAACAGACATTGGACCTTCACATGGGTGTTCCTTGGGAGACAGTGACGCTTACAGCGTTTGGTAACAATAAGGGTATATATTTCGATATCCTCGAAGAGGCTAGGCAGCTGGCTCTGGAGGCCACAGAGGGCAAAACCGTGCTGTACACAGCGATGGGTGCGGAATGGAGACCCTTTGGGCATCCGCGCAGAAGGCGTCCCACTGGATCGGTGGTGCTGGATCGCGGAACTTCGCAGCGAATCATTGCCGACTGTCAGGACTTCATTAAGAGCTCTCTGTGGTACACGCAGCGTGGAATCCCCTACAGAAGAGGGTACCTTCTGTACGGGCCACCTGGTTGTGGCAAGTCTAGCTTCATAACCGCCCTGGCGGGCGAACTGGAGTACAGTGTCTGCCTGCTAAACCTATCCGAAAGAGGCCTCACCGACGATCGACTCAATCATCTCCTGAATGTTGCGCCAGAACAGAGTATCATTCTGCTGGAGGACATCGACGCAGCATTCGTCTCGCGCGAAGCTACTCCGCAGCAGAAATCCGCCTTTGACGGCCTCAACAGGATAACGTTCAGTGGACTCCTAAATTGCTTGGACGGTGTGGGCTCCACGGAGGCCAGAATTGTCTTCATGACCACAAACTACATTGACCGCCTGGATCCCGCCTTAGTTCGTCCTGGTAGAATCGATTTAAAGGAATACATTGGCTATTGTACGCAATATCAGTTGGAGGAGATGTTCAAGAACTTCTTCGCCAGCAGTGACACCACAAAAGCCGAGGAGTTCGGAAAACGGGTGAATTCCTTTGGACGCTCCGCAAGTCCGGCGCAAATTCAAGGCTTTTTCATGAAGCACAAACTGTCCTCGCCGCAAACTGTTATTGATTCTTGTGAAGATATCTGGGAAAATGTTTTAGATCATAATAAAAAGATTAATTGA